One genomic segment of Miscanthus floridulus cultivar M001 unplaced genomic scaffold, ASM1932011v1 fs_327_1_2, whole genome shotgun sequence includes these proteins:
- the LOC136531327 gene encoding transcription factor Y1-like, with amino-acid sequence MGRAPCCDKVGLKRGRWTAEEDQILANYIAEHGEGSWRSLPKNAGLLRCGKSCRLRWINYLRADVKRGNISKEEEDVIIKLHATLGNRWSLIASHLPGRTDNEIKNYWNSHLSRQIHTYRRKYTAGPDTTVTIDMSKLQSADKRRGGRTPARSAKSATNTNTSSTKTNKSKQPDPEPEPESGDAKGASSSPGTAATSAASSPRHSDGARSAVVDPDPNNQPNSSSGSTAEGPCSEDATGPWELDPIELGDLWEAESEIDALMSIDAPMEGFDPVGGEAQVGDLFDMDIDWDGFAAHLWGGPEQNDHSAELQQAAEPQAAAPAACTPDEHEPQAAAAAAPAPAACTPDEHEQQAAAAAGHEHELEAFETWLLSDSF; translated from the exons ATGGGGAGGGCGCCGTGCTGCGACAAGGTGGGGCTCAAGCGTGGGAGGTGGACGGCGGAGGAGGACCAGATACTCGCCAACTACATTGCAGAGCACGGCGAGGGATCCTGGAGGTCGCTGCCCAAGAATGCAG GGCTGCTCCGGTGCGGCAAGAGCTGCCGGCTGCGGTGGATCAACTACCTTCGGGCGGACGTCAAGAGGGGGAACATCTCCAAGGAGGAAGAGGACGTCATCATCAAGCTCCACGCCACCCTCGGCAACAG GTGGTCCCTGATCGCCAGCCACCTCCCCGGCCGAACAGACAACGAGATCAAGAACTACTGGAACTCGCACCTCAGCCGGCAGATCCACACGTACCGCCGGAAATACACCGCCGGGCCGGACACCACCGTCACCATCGACATGAGCAAGCTGCAAAGCGCCGACAAGCGGCGCGGCGGCAGGACCCCGGCCCGGTCGGCGAAGAGCGCCACCAACACCAACACCAGCAGCACCAAGACCAACAAGAGCAAGCAGCCGGACCCTGAGCCTGAACCGGAGTCCGGCGACGCGAAAGGCGCGTCGTCTAGCCCGGGCACCGCGGCGACGTCGGCGGCGTCGAGCCCGCGGCACAGCGACGGGGCGCGAAGCGCCGTGGTGGACCCGGATCCGAACAACCAGCCCaacagcagcagcggcagcacgGCCGAGGGGCCCTGCAGCGAGGACGCGACTGGGCCGTGGGAGCTCGACCCGATAGAGCTCGGGGACCTCTGGGAGGCCGAGAGTGAGATCGACGCCCTGATGTCTATAGACGCACCTATGGAAGGATTTGACCCGGTCGGCGGTGAGGCCCAGGTGGGCGACCTGTTCGACATGGACATCGACTGGGATGGCTTCGCGGCCCATCTATGGGGCGGGCCGGAGCAGAACGACCACAGCGCGGAGCTGCAGCAGGCCGCCGAGCCGCAGGCTGCTGCTCCTGCGGCCTGCACCCCGGACGAACACGAGCCacaggctgctgctgctgctgctcctgctcctgcggcCTGCACCCCGGACGAACACGagcagcaggcggcggcggctgctggtcACGAACACGAGCTGGAGGCGTTCGAGACTTGGCTCCTGTCCGACTCGTTCTGA